Sequence from the Sphingomonas suaedae genome:
TGGTGTATCGATCGTTCTCGGCGTGCAACTGGCGCTGCTCGAACCCTGGCTATCCAGCCTTCTCGCCGCCCGTGCTGCTAACCTGGCGGTGCCGAACGCACCGGTCGAGCTGCTGGTGGTTGCGACGCTGTTCTGCCTGATCCTCGCCGCAATGCTGTGGGGCGTATCGCGGCTTGCCGCAGGGTTCCGCTTTCCGGAGATTCGCGAGTGGGTCGGCCGGTCGGGCGACGCTCCGGCGCGGCCCGATACGGAGCAACGCATCCTCACACCCGACAAGGAAAGCCAGCCCGCCGCCGCGCACTCACGCGCTGCCGCAATCGCGGACGCGGTCGTCGCGAGCCAAAGGCGTGAGACCGCCGATACGGTCCAGCCCATCGGCTCGGGAAGCCGGGTTCCGATCCAGGCCGCCTCGCGCCCGATCGAAACCGCGCCTGCAATCCCGCTCGGTCAAAGCGCACGCCGCCGTACCAGCAACCGCATATCGGCCAGCGTCGGCCGCAGAGATCAGACATGAAGGAAGAACCGCGCGCCAAGCGCGACGCCTATTATCGCGAAGCAGCGAGTTGGGCGCAGGACCGGCACGATGCGCTGCGCCGCTCGCGGCGCATTGCCTGGATCGTCGCCGGCGCGGCCGCGGCGATCGCGGTGCTCGAAGCCTTTGCGCTGATGCTGCTGACCCCGCTCAAGACGGTCGAACCCTATACGCTGCTGGTCGACAAGCAGACAGGGTTTGTCCAGGCGGTCAAGCCGCTCGAACCCGCCCAGATCTCGGGTGACGCAGCGCTGACCCAATCATTCCTCGTCCAATATGTGATCGCGCGGGAGAGCTTCGATATCGACGCGCTTCAGGCAAACTATCGCAAGGTCGCGCTCTGGTCGGGCGATAGCGCGCGCAGCCGCTATATCGCGAGCATGCAGCCTTCGTTCGCGGACAGCCCGCTCAACCGCTATCCGCGCTCCACGGTAGTCGAGACCAACGTCAAGAGCGTCTCACCGATGGGTCCCGGAGCGGCAATGGTCCGCTTCGAAACCCGCCGCACCGACCAGGGCGGACAGGCGCGCGTAATCGGCTCCTGGGTCGCGGTCGTGCGCTATCGCTATTCGGGCGAGCCGATGCGGGTAGAGGACCGGTATCTCAATCCCCTGGGATTCCAGGTGCTCCGCTATCGCCGCGATCCCGAAGCGATGCCGCAGACAGAGCCCGCCTCGTCGCCTGCACAAAGCGGCCCTGCGGGCGCGAGTACGCCAGCACAATGATGCGAACCATGGTCCTTGTCGCCGCGCTGGCCTTTGTAGGTTCGAGCCTCGCGCAGGTGCGTCCTCAGCCGGGTGCGGGCGATCCGCGCCTCCAATCGGTCGAGTTCCGGGCAGAGCAGGTCGTCACGCTCGAAGTCGCGACCGGATATCAGCTCTCCCTCGAATTTGCGCCGGACGAGCGGATCGAGAGCGTTGCGGTCGGCGATAGCGGCGCGTGGCTGGTTACACCCACCCAGCGCGGCAGCCACCTGTTCATAAAGCCGGTCGAGACAGGTGTCGCGACCAACATGACCGTGGTGACGGACGCCCGCACCTATCTGTTCGATCTCCAGCCTTTACCCGGTCCATCGTCACTTATGGCGTACACGGTGCGCTTCACCTACCCCAAGCCAAGCACTGCGGCATCGATGCTGACAGAGGCGGCGCAACCAACAAGCGAGACCCTTTACCGCGTGAGCGGGGACCGGCGCTTGCGGCCATCGGAACTCAGTGACGATGGCATCAAGACCTACATCCGCTGGCCCGCTGCGGTGGCCCTGCCTGCGGTATACGGCATCGATGATCGCGGCCGGGAGACGTTGCTCAACGGCATGATGCGCGACGGGCTCTACGTAATTGACGGCGTGTCCGAGCGGCTTGTGTTCCGGATCGACAACCGCATCGCACGGGCAAAGCGCGTGCGCGCTTCGAGGAAGCGCTGATGGAACCGGCCCCCGCATCGGCGCCCCAAGGCGAGGCGGATATCCGCCCCAGCGTCGCCAACGCGAGCCGACAGATGCCACATTGGATCTTGGTGACCGCAGTTGTTGCCGCAGGCGCAATCCTGTTCGTAATCCTCGATGGACGGCGCAGGGCGACCAACGCTCCGGCGGTCAAGGCACAGCGTACCGATCTGGTAGCGAGCCCGCCCATGCCGCTCTACATTCCGCCCGCCTATGTGCCGGAACCTGCGTCCGTCGCGGCGGCGCTCCCCGTCCCCGCACTCCCGCCCGCAATCCCGCCGCCGAGCCGTGTGGTGCCCCCAGCCGAACCGCAGATCGTCTATGTCCCGCAGCCCGAGCCGCAATCGGCCGCGCCACCTCCTCCCGCACGTCGCGATGCATCTCCCATTCTGGTGATCGACAACGGCGGCTCGGTACGAGGGGCAGGCGCACAGGCCACGTCCGACGCCGCCGGAACGCCACGACAAGGAGGAACGGCGGCTGCACCCGCGATGAACACCAATCGCGCGCGCGCTGGCGCGTTCGCCAATCGCGCAAACACCATCCTGCAAGGAACACTCATCCCTGCGGTGCTCGAGTCCGCTCTCGACTCGACCCGCGCCGGTTTTGCGCGGGCGATCGTCTCGCGCGACGTGCGCGGGTTCGATGGCACGCAGGTGCTGATCCCTCGAGGCAGCCGCCTCATCGGCGAATATGGTTCCGACAACGGCGCGGGGCAAAAACGCGCGCTCATTACCTGGACCCGCCTCATCCGTCCCGACGGCGTTACCATCGCGATCCAGTCGCCGGTCGCCGATACGCTGGGTCGCACAGGGGTGCGCGCAAAGGTCAACACGCATTTCTGGGAACGTTTTAGCGGGGCGATCCTGCAATCTGCCCTCGATATCGGCGTGAATATCGCTTCGCGCGAAGCTGGTGCTCAGACCGTCATAGCGCTGCCGGGCGCCAATGTGACCGCGCAGGCAGTGCAGCCGCAGCAGATCACGCCGACGCTGACCGTCAAGCCTGGGACGAGCATCAGTGTGTTCGTCGCGCGCGATCTTGACTTTACTGGCGCAGAGAACCGTCGATGACTGCGGCATCCCCGCGAGGCCAAGTCTATCTACTGAGCTACCTCGCGCCTTTTGGCGAGGCCCTGACGCGCCCGGATGTGACCGACATCTACGTCAACCGGCCCCACGAAATCTGGGCCGAATCCAGCGGCGGCGCGATCGAGCGCGACGATGCGCCATTGCTGGATGAAGTGACGCTCGGGCGCCTGGCGCGCCAGATCGCGGCGCTGGCACATCAAGGCATCAGCCGGGAACATCCATTGCTCTCGGCGACATTGCCAGACGGCGCCCGTGTCCAAATCGTGGCGCCGCCCGCAACCCGTGACGGCGTGGTGCTGGCGATCCGCAAGCACGTGTCGCCCGATCTGACGCTCGACGACTATCTCGCGACGGGCGCGTTCGATGCGACTCAGACCGGCGCGGAGGCCGAGAATGCGGACGATCAGCGGATCGCCGCGCTTGTCGAAGCGGGCGACATCTCCGGGGCACTGAGCACCGCCGTCCGCGCCCGAAAGAATATCCTCGTGTCCGGCGGGACCTCCACCGGCAAGACCACGTTCCTCAACGCGCTTCTGCGCGAGGTGCCGTCAGATGAGCGGCTGATCCTGATCGAGGATACGCCGGAGCTTCGGGCTACGCACCAGAACTCGGTTGGACTTCTCGCCGCACGTAGCGAGCTTGGTGAAGCGCGGGTCACCGCAAACGATCTGGTCGCTGCCTCACTTCGCATGCGCCCAGATCGGATCATTCTTGGCGAGCTACGCGGCGATGAAGCGCTCGCGTTCTTGCGCGCGGTCAATACCGGGCATCCCGGATCCATGACGACCGTCCATGCCGACAGCCCCCATGGCGCGATCGAACAGATCGCGCTGCTGGTGCTCCAGGCCGGTACACAGCTCAGCCGCGCCGACGTCCATCACTATGTGCGTTCGACGATCGACGTCTACGTACAGCTCTCGCGGTCCAGCGGACGCAGATATGTGTCGCAGGTCGCACTGCGCTCGATGCTTGGAGCTCAAGGCTGATGGGAGACCCGCTCTCCGGCCCCTCGACCAGCGCACTGGTGACCGCTGCGGAGTGGATACAGGGAACGCTTCTCGGGACACTCGCGACAACCATTGCGGTGATCGCGATCGCATGGATCGGACTTGGGATGCTCACCGGACGGATTGATCTGCGCCGCGGAGCTACGGTCGTGCTCGGCTGCTTTGTTCTCTTTGGTGCGCCCACCATCGCTGCTGGGTTGATGCGGCTTGGGGATGCTAGCGGTACTCGCGCCGCAGAGCCGATTGCGCTGGCCCCGCCCGCTCCGATCGTGACGCCCTCGCCAGTACCTTATGATCCTTATGCCGGGGCATCGGTGCCAGTTCGCTAGGCCTGCTGCTGGCACGATGCCAGCAGGCAGCGTCCTAAGCTGGATCAATTCGTCGCCAAAATTTGATGGTATCTCTGATGGTATCCAGCGGCGGCGTCTTCCCATTACCTATCTAGATCAATACCTTATACAACTCATTCAGCTTCCGCAGGGGGCTATGCGATCGACATCGATGCGCGGGGTGAGGGCTGGGTCCGCGTGACCGCTGCGGGCGAAGCGCGGGTCGCTGTCAGTTATGAAGCGGGACTCGCCGATAACTGGGCCGGGCTGCCGCCGCCAGTGGCGCAGGGCGTGGTGCTGCTGGCGGCGCATCTGTTCGAGGCGAGGGGTGCGCAGCCGCCGGCCGTGGTGACTGCGCTTTGGCGACCATGGCGGCGGATGCGGCTGGCCGGAGGGCGGGCGGCATGAGCGCGCTGGAGAACCAGGCCCGGCGGATCGGTGCGCGGGCGGCGGAGCGGATGCGCGAGCGGGTCGCGGTGGCGCTGCGCGACGAGCTGACCGAGGCGGTGAGCGTGGATGACGATGCGGTCGTCGTGACGGGGCGCGGTGCGGTGGCCCGGATGCTGCGCGAGCCGGCGCTGCGCTGGATCGCGGGGCTGATCCGATGAGCGCGCGCGAGGTGTTGCAGGCGGCCTGTGTCGCCGCGCTGAGCGATGCGCTGGAGGGGGTGGGCGTGTTCGATGCGCCGCCGGTACGCGCGGCGCTGCCCCATGCGGTGGTCGACGAGCCGCTGCTGGCGGACTGGTCGACCAAGGACATGGCGGGACGCGAGGGACGGATCGAGATCGGGCTGGTCGACCGCGGCGAGCGGCCGGGGCGGCTGCGCGCGCTGACGAGTGCGGCGGAGGATGCGCTGATGGCGATGGACGGGGGCCTGCCCGGTGGATGGCGGATCGTGACGCTGCAGCTGGTGCGCAGCCGGATCATCCGCGGAGGCGACGGATGGGTGGCGACGAGCGATTTTCGCGTGCGGATGCTGCGGGTGAACTGATCGGTCCCGCACCTGCCCGCTCCCCCACCCGGCCACCCATAGGATGCTGGCGCTGGGTGGCCGGGTGGGGGAGCGGGCAGGTGCCATAAGCAATAGGGAGACTTCAAATGGCGGTGGAGAAGGGAAGCGCGTTCCTGTTGAAGGTGGGCGATGGTGGGACGCCGGTGGCCTATGCGACGGTCGCGGGGCTGCGGACGACGCAGCTGAGCGTCAATGGCGAGGCGGTGGCGATCACGTCGAAGGATTCGGGCGGGTGGCGCGAATTGCTGTCCGGCGCGGGGTTGCGGTCGGTGAGCGTGTCGGCGGCCGGCGTTTTCACGGGATCGGCGGCGGAGACGCGGATCAAGGGGAATGCGCTGGCCGGGGTGCTCGACGATTATCGGCTGAGCTTCGAGAGCGGCGAGACGATGACCGGGCGGTTCCTGGTCACGCGGCTGGACTATGCCGGGGATTTCAATGGCGAGCGTTCGTACACGCTGAGCCTCGAAAGCTCCGGGCCGGTGGTGTCGGCATGAGCGCCAATCCCGCGCGCGGCGAGGCGGCGATCCGGGTGGCGGGGGGGGCGCTGGTGCTGCGGCCGAGCTTTGCCGCGTTGGTCGCGGCGGAGCAGGAGCTGGGGCCGCTGTTCGCTCTGGTCGAGCGGGCGGCGGAGGGTCGGCTGACGCTGGGCGAGATGGTGGCTTTGTTCTGGCATTGCCTGAAGGATCGGCCAGAGGGGCTGACTCGTGAGGCGTTCGGCGAGGGGGTGGCGGCGGGGGGACTTGCCGCGGCGACCCCGGCGCTGCGCGTGCTGATCGGGCAAATATTGGCGGGACGGTGAGCGCGTCGCGTGGGGCGGGCCCGCTCCACCGTGCTGCGCACGGTCCCCCGCCCCGTGCCGGGGAGGAATTTGCCGAGCGCGCCGCGCTGCTGGCGGGGCAGGCGGGGGTGGCGTTCGGCTGGGCGCCCGAGGCGTTCTGGCGCGCGACGCCGGCGGAACTGATGGCGCTGGTGCGGGCGGTGATGGGCGAAGCGGTCGCGCCGCCGGACCGCGAGACGATCGCGAAGCTGATGGAGGCATATCCCGATGGATGAGGAAATCGAGCGGCTGGTGGTGAGCGTGCGCGCCGACACGCAGGGGTTCGCGCGCGACGTGGCGGAGATGCGCGGGGCGATCGACGGGCCGTTGCAGGCGGGAGCCGACCGGGCGGGACGCGGGATCGAGACGGCGCTGTTGCGTGCGGTACGGACCGGGAAGCTGGGGTTCGAGGATCTGAAGCGGATGGCGAACCAGATGCTCGCGGAGATCGCGGCGGACGCGGTGCGCGGCGGGTTGGGCGCGATCTTTGGCAGCGGGGGCCTGGGCGGCTTGATCGGCGGGCTGTTCGGGCTGCCGGGACGAGCGACCGGTGGGCCGGTGGCGCCCGGGCGCCCCTATGTCGTCGGCGAGCGCGGGCCGGAGCTGTTCGTGCCGACCGCGAGCGGGCGGGTCGAGGTGCCGATGCCGGGCGGCGGGCGCGACGTGCGGGTGGCGATCACGATCCATGCGCCGGGCGGCGGGGAGGCGGCAGGGGCGCTGCGGCAATCGAGCCGGCAGGTGGCGCGGGCGGTGAAGGCGGCGCTCAGCGGGGTGGATTAGCTATTTTTCGAAAATGGCATGTCCGCTGCGGACGCTCCATGCTTCGTCCTCTTTCACGACTTCCACGATCGCGTGGAGCGTGCCGCGATCGTGATAATGCAGAGTGATTCTGCATGTCGCTGCGGTCTCGTCTTCTTCAGGTGGACGACAATGGACGCGCGATATCCGGGTCGCGCGAATGACACGTGCGGTCATGAGGCACTCTAAGCAGTCCCGGTTGAGCTTCTCTTGCGCCTCGATCTCGCGCCAGACCCTTACCGCCTCAGCCAGTTCCTGCGCCGACGGACATGTCGGCACTGAGCACGCGCCAGCGAGCAGAATCAGACTGATCAGCATCGAACCTCCATTCGGGCAAGTCGTATCACAAGGAGAAGGCTGTGACCTATTGGCTGGCGCGCGAGCGCACGGTGCAGGAGGCGGGTGTGCTGACGCGCTTCGACCCTGCCTATTGGACGGTCAATTTTCCGCGGCCGATGATGGCGAGCGTCGTCACAACTGCGCCGGACGCATTGCGCGTGGATGCGGTGTTCTATCGGCAGGACGATCTGGCGGGGCTGATCTGGGAGTCGGAGGACCGGCACGATCATCCGCTGCTCGCCTATGAAACCAGCCGCGATTATCGCGGGTGTCGGCTGGCGTTTCGGTGGCGATCCTTGGGGGTGCTGGCGCTGGACGCGGTCAACGGCCCGGTGTTGACGATCGAGGGGCGCGATGCGGCGGGGGCGCCGCGTGCCTGGTATGTGCGGCTGTGGAACTACGCGCAGGGGACGGCGGAGGATTGCGTCGTCACGATCGACTTTGCCAGCGTGGCGGGCGGGTTTCTGTTGCCCGCCGAGGCGGACCCGGTGTGGGCGGGGGATGTCGACCGGATGTTCGTGAGCCTGGTGCCGCCGGGCTATACGGGTGTGGACGCGGCGTTGGCGGCGCCGGTCGAGGGGTGGGTCGAGCTGTCGCAGATCGCGGTGAGCGGACCGGGCGCGGTGCTGGCGATCAGCGATGTCGTGGTGCCCGAACATGGGTTGTCGATCTGTAGCGGCTATGACGACAGCTATCACCTCACGCCCGCGCGGCTGCTGCGCAACGCGCTCCAGCTCGGCTATCGCGGGGACATCGTCCATTATGTCGGGATGAGCCATTATTTCCGGCTCGAGCCGCTGGGCGGCGGCTATTATGCGAGCCTTGCCGGCGGGGTGCTCAATGCGCCGTGCGCGGCGTGGCACGCGGATTTTGCCGAGCGGGCCAGGCGCCTCGGGTTCGGCGTGATCTGGTCGCTGAGCTACGAACTGTTCGACGCGCATTGCTGGAACGACTGGAAGCAGCGCGCGCATGACGGGTCGCCCGCGCTGACCGGGTGGGAGCCGCCATCGGCGCTGCTCTCCCCAGCGCATGGCGGGGCGATGGGGTATCTTCAGGCGGTGGCGGCGGCGTTCGTCGGGATCGCGCAGGGCGCGGGGCTGGCGGTGAAATTCCAGGTCGGCGAGCCATGGTGGTGGGTGATGGGCGATGGCCGCCTGTGCATCCATGACGATGCCGCGCGCGCGGTGCTGGGCGATCCGCCCGAGCAGAATGTGCGCGGCGCGCCCGATACCGCAGTGCTGGATGCGGCGGGGGCGTTGCTCGCGGCATCGACGGCGGCGCTGTGTGCGGCGGTGCGGGCGGTGGCGCCGGACGCGGTGACGCTGTTGCTCGCCTACCTCCCCACGGTGCTGGACCGTGCGGCGCCCGAGCTCAAGCGCGCGAACCTGCCGGTCGGCTGGGCGTCGCCCGCCTTCGATGTGCTGCAGCTCGAGGATTATGACTGGGCAGCGGCGGGCAATGCCGTGGCGAGCGCGCGCGGGGTGGCGCTGGCGCAAGAGCGGCTGGGCTATCCGGTCGAGCGGCAGCATTATTTCGCGGGATTCGTGTTGAACCCGGAGGATGCGCAGCAGTGGCGCGGGATCGCCGAGGCGGCGGACGCGGCGCGGCGGCGCGGGGTGGCGGCGACGTTCATCTGGGCGCTGCCGCAGGTGATCCGCGACGGGTTCGTGACATTCGATCAGGAGGAAGACGTGCAGGCTTTCGACGATGTGCTGTTCCCGATCGCGCTGGGGCGCGAGGCGGAGGTCGCGCCCGAGGTGTCGACCGCGATCCTGACGAGTGCGGGCGGGCATGAGGCGCGCAACGCCGCCTGGGCGCAGGCGCGAACCCGCTACGATGTCGGGCCGGGGGTACGGAGCGAGGAGGATATCCAGCGGCTGCTGGCCTTCTATCGCGCGCGGATGGGGCCGGCGCGGGCGTTCCGGCTGCGCGACCCGTTCGACGATTGCTCGAACGATGGCGGCGAGCCGGGGGCGAGCGACCAGCTGCTGGGCGGGGGCGATGGCGAGGCCCAGGCGTTCGCGCTGGTGAAACATTATGGCGGGGTGGTGCGGCGGATCACCCGACCGGTCGCGGGCAGCGTGCGGGCCGCGCTGGACGGCGAGGAGACCGTGGCGTTCGAGTTGGGCGCCGGCGGAGTGGTCGTGTTCGACGATCCGCCGGGCGAGGGTGCGGTGGTGACCGCCGGGTTCCGGTTCGACGTGCCGGTGCGCTTTGCCGAGGATTCGCTGAGCGTGAACCGGGCGACCTTCATGGCGGGGGCGGCGCCGAGCGTGCCGCTGATCGAGGTCCGCGAGGATTAGGGAGAGCGGTGCGTCACCGCGATCTCGCCGACGATCGCCGCGTTGAACGCGGGCAGATCCTCGGCGGGAATCCAGTATTCGCGGTGCGCGCGGCCACCCGCTTCCTCGATCCGGTATTTGGCGAGGAAATCGCTGCGCACCGCGAAGCGGGTCACGAAGCCCGAGCCGCTTTCGGGCACGTTCCAGTCGCGGGCGATCTTGATCGCATACTCCTCGCTCACCACGGGATAGAAGATCGGCTGCTCGGGAAGCCGGGGCGGGAATGCCCGCATGTCCGACTGACGGATCAGGTCCAGTTCGGCGGGGCCGACAGGGCGCCAGAGCGTCGTGGTGGCTACGGTCATGGGGCCGAGACTGGCTGGTCGCACCCATCGGATCAAGCGGAGAAAAGATATGACATGGCTCAACGAGCCGCTTGCGACGATCGCCTATTGCTGGCGGATCGAGCGGCGGGACGGGGTGGCGATCGGGCTCACCGCGCATGATCGCGACCTGACCGTCGACGGCTTTCGCTATCGTGCGGCGCCGGGGATGACGCCGTCGGCGGTGCGGCGCAGCGCGGCGTTCGATGCCGACAGCATGGACGTGACCGGCGCGTTGAGCGGGGCGGCGATCGGCGAGACCGATCTGCTCGCCGGGCGATGGGACGGGGCGCGGGTGGTGCTGTTCGCGGTCGACTGGAGCGATCCGGTCGATGCCATGCCGCTGGGCGAGGGCACGATCGGCGCGGTCGAGCTGCGCGACGGGACGCTGACCGCCGAGCTGCGCGGCGTGGCGGCGGCGCTGGAGGCGCCGGTGGTCGAGGCGACGTCGGCGGAGTGCCGTGCGGAGCTGGGGGATGCGCGCTGCCGCGTGGCGATGGCGGGGCGGCGGGTGCTGGCGCGGGTGCTGGCAGCGGACGGGGCCGTGCTGACGCTGGACGCCAGCGAGCCGGTGCCGGGCG
This genomic interval carries:
- a CDS encoding virB8 family protein, which produces MKEEPRAKRDAYYREAASWAQDRHDALRRSRRIAWIVAGAAAAIAVLEAFALMLLTPLKTVEPYTLLVDKQTGFVQAVKPLEPAQISGDAALTQSFLVQYVIARESFDIDALQANYRKVALWSGDSARSRYIASMQPSFADSPLNRYPRSTVVETNVKSVSPMGPGAAMVRFETRRTDQGGQARVIGSWVAVVRYRYSGEPMRVEDRYLNPLGFQVLRYRRDPEAMPQTEPASSPAQSGPAGASTPAQ
- a CDS encoding TrbG/VirB9 family P-type conjugative transfer protein, with translation MVLVAALAFVGSSLAQVRPQPGAGDPRLQSVEFRAEQVVTLEVATGYQLSLEFAPDERIESVAVGDSGAWLVTPTQRGSHLFIKPVETGVATNMTVVTDARTYLFDLQPLPGPSSLMAYTVRFTYPKPSTAASMLTEAAQPTSETLYRVSGDRRLRPSELSDDGIKTYIRWPAAVALPAVYGIDDRGRETLLNGMMRDGLYVIDGVSERLVFRIDNRIARAKRVRASRKR
- a CDS encoding TrbI/VirB10 family protein; its protein translation is MEPAPASAPQGEADIRPSVANASRQMPHWILVTAVVAAGAILFVILDGRRRATNAPAVKAQRTDLVASPPMPLYIPPAYVPEPASVAAALPVPALPPAIPPPSRVVPPAEPQIVYVPQPEPQSAAPPPPARRDASPILVIDNGGSVRGAGAQATSDAAGTPRQGGTAAAPAMNTNRARAGAFANRANTILQGTLIPAVLESALDSTRAGFARAIVSRDVRGFDGTQVLIPRGSRLIGEYGSDNGAGQKRALITWTRLIRPDGVTIAIQSPVADTLGRTGVRAKVNTHFWERFSGAILQSALDIGVNIASREAGAQTVIALPGANVTAQAVQPQQITPTLTVKPGTSISVFVARDLDFTGAENRR
- the virB11 gene encoding P-type DNA transfer ATPase VirB11, which encodes MTAASPRGQVYLLSYLAPFGEALTRPDVTDIYVNRPHEIWAESSGGAIERDDAPLLDEVTLGRLARQIAALAHQGISREHPLLSATLPDGARVQIVAPPATRDGVVLAIRKHVSPDLTLDDYLATGAFDATQTGAEAENADDQRIAALVEAGDISGALSTAVRARKNILVSGGTSTGKTTFLNALLREVPSDERLILIEDTPELRATHQNSVGLLAARSELGEARVTANDLVAASLRMRPDRIILGELRGDEALAFLRAVNTGHPGSMTTVHADSPHGAIEQIALLVLQAGTQLSRADVHHYVRSTIDVYVQLSRSSGRRYVSQVALRSMLGAQG
- a CDS encoding TrbC/VirB2 family protein codes for the protein MGDPLSGPSTSALVTAAEWIQGTLLGTLATTIAVIAIAWIGLGMLTGRIDLRRGATVVLGCFVLFGAPTIAAGLMRLGDASGTRAAEPIALAPPAPIVTPSPVPYDPYAGASVPVR
- a CDS encoding head-tail connector protein; amino-acid sequence: MTAAGEARVAVSYEAGLADNWAGLPPPVAQGVVLLAAHLFEARGAQPPAVVTALWRPWRRMRLAGGRAA
- a CDS encoding DUF3168 domain-containing protein — its product is MSAREVLQAACVAALSDALEGVGVFDAPPVRAALPHAVVDEPLLADWSTKDMAGREGRIEIGLVDRGERPGRLRALTSAAEDALMAMDGGLPGGWRIVTLQLVRSRIIRGGDGWVATSDFRVRMLRVN
- a CDS encoding phage major tail protein, TP901-1 family; translation: MAVEKGSAFLLKVGDGGTPVAYATVAGLRTTQLSVNGEAVAITSKDSGGWRELLSGAGLRSVSVSAAGVFTGSAAETRIKGNALAGVLDDYRLSFESGETMTGRFLVTRLDYAGDFNGERSYTLSLESSGPVVSA
- a CDS encoding gene transfer agent family protein, whose protein sequence is MSANPARGEAAIRVAGGALVLRPSFAALVAAEQELGPLFALVERAAEGRLTLGEMVALFWHCLKDRPEGLTREAFGEGVAAGGLAAATPALRVLIGQILAGR
- a CDS encoding phage tail assembly chaperone, with amino-acid sequence MSASRGAGPLHRAAHGPPPRAGEEFAERAALLAGQAGVAFGWAPEAFWRATPAELMALVRAVMGEAVAPPDRETIAKLMEAYPDG
- a CDS encoding tail tape measure protein, with the translated sequence MDEEIERLVVSVRADTQGFARDVAEMRGAIDGPLQAGADRAGRGIETALLRAVRTGKLGFEDLKRMANQMLAEIAADAVRGGLGAIFGSGGLGGLIGGLFGLPGRATGGPVAPGRPYVVGERGPELFVPTASGRVEVPMPGGGRDVRVAITIHAPGGGEAAGALRQSSRQVARAVKAALSGVD
- a CDS encoding DUF2460 domain-containing protein — translated: MTYWLARERTVQEAGVLTRFDPAYWTVNFPRPMMASVVTTAPDALRVDAVFYRQDDLAGLIWESEDRHDHPLLAYETSRDYRGCRLAFRWRSLGVLALDAVNGPVLTIEGRDAAGAPRAWYVRLWNYAQGTAEDCVVTIDFASVAGGFLLPAEADPVWAGDVDRMFVSLVPPGYTGVDAALAAPVEGWVELSQIAVSGPGAVLAISDVVVPEHGLSICSGYDDSYHLTPARLLRNALQLGYRGDIVHYVGMSHYFRLEPLGGGYYASLAGGVLNAPCAAWHADFAERARRLGFGVIWSLSYELFDAHCWNDWKQRAHDGSPALTGWEPPSALLSPAHGGAMGYLQAVAAAFVGIAQGAGLAVKFQVGEPWWWVMGDGRLCIHDDAARAVLGDPPEQNVRGAPDTAVLDAAGALLAASTAALCAAVRAVAPDAVTLLLAYLPTVLDRAAPELKRANLPVGWASPAFDVLQLEDYDWAAAGNAVASARGVALAQERLGYPVERQHYFAGFVLNPEDAQQWRGIAEAADAARRRGVAATFIWALPQVIRDGFVTFDQEEDVQAFDDVLFPIALGREAEVAPEVSTAILTSAGGHEARNAAWAQARTRYDVGPGVRSEEDIQRLLAFYRARMGPARAFRLRDPFDDCSNDGGEPGASDQLLGGGDGEAQAFALVKHYGGVVRRITRPVAGSVRAALDGEETVAFELGAGGVVVFDDPPGEGAVVTAGFRFDVPVRFAEDSLSVNRATFMAGAAPSVPLIEVRED
- a CDS encoding ADP-ribosylation/crystallin J1, with amino-acid sequence MTVATTTLWRPVGPAELDLIRQSDMRAFPPRLPEQPIFYPVVSEEYAIKIARDWNVPESGSGFVTRFAVRSDFLAKYRIEEAGGRAHREYWIPAEDLPAFNAAIVGEIAVTHRSP
- a CDS encoding DUF2163 domain-containing protein, translating into MTWLNEPLATIAYCWRIERRDGVAIGLTAHDRDLTVDGFRYRAAPGMTPSAVRRSAAFDADSMDVTGALSGAAIGETDLLAGRWDGARVVLFAVDWSDPVDAMPLGEGTIGAVELRDGTLTAELRGVAAALEAPVVEATSAECRAELGDARCRVAMAGRRVLARVLAADGAVLTLDASEPVPGGWGGGRLRWMSGGNCGLGDTVALSAGAQVTLRRPPRFDPLGAMVEVSEGCDKSIATCAGRFDNAANFRGEPYLPGIDLLTRYPGA